ACCACGATCAGCGAGACTTCGGCGTCGAAGGGGTCGAGCTCGATGTCGCGGTCGGTGTCGGTGAGGTCCTTGATGTGGCCATAGATGCCCATCAGACCGTTGGCCATGGCAAAGTTCTCGTAGAGCTTGATGTTGGTGCTGTTACGCACGCGGATGCCATGCCGACGGTTGGCGACCACGCGGTTGCCCCACAGCAGGTTGTCACCGCTCTCGTACAGGGTGATGCCGTCGGTGTGGTTCTGGTAGATGTCGTTGTAGGCGACGATGTTGCCCACGCTGTTACGGTCCAGGACCACGCCAGACAGTTTGTTGTCGTAGCTCTTGTTGCGGAAGATGAAGCTGCGGTCCACCTCACGGGAGATGATGATGCCGTGCTTCTTCTTCGTGCCGTGCACTGTGTTCTCGGCAATGATCAGCCCGTGCGAACGGTCGTGCGGGTCGATGCCGTAGACGATGTTGTCCCGGTAGGTGTTGCCCTTGATCACGAAGTCGCGGGTTTCATAGCAGTAGAAGCCGTACCACAGGTCGGAGAACTCCGAGTCGATGATCCAGCCGGTCGGCTCGGGACGGTTGAGGACCTTCGCGGTGTTCGGCGTGTACTGGGAAATACTCACGCCATAGGACTTGCTCTGGTCGTAGCCGAGGCTGGCCATCTTGGTGTTGGCGATCCAGGTTTCCGAGCCGCCCCAGGTCAGCAGGAACGGACGGAACTCGCTCGGCTTGCGGAAGGTGGCCGGGCCGTTGCGGCTTTCGCTCCAGCCGTTGAGCTGGCTCTGGGTGATCAGCAGCTTGCCTTCGCTGACCAGGAACGAGCCCTTTTCCTGGGACAGGCGCAGCTCGCGAGTGCGCTTGTCGATTTCCAGAATGCCGCTGTCCTTGACCAGGATCGGCAGGCGCGCCACGTAGACGCCGGGCGAGACTTCGCTGAGGAACTGCTTGGGCACCTGGCGGGCGACGTCCTGCAGGCTCACATAGCCGTCCTGGATGATGATCGCGTCCGGGATTCCGCGTTGGCGCGCGACCCATTCGGCCATCTTGTTGTCACCGCCGATGAATTCCTTCAGGCCGGTTTCTTCCATCATCCGCGACACCCGCACCTTGCCGGGCTTGCTGCGGTCGATCTTCTTCAGCGCCGCTTCCAGGGTGTAGCCCGAGAGGTCCGGCAGCTTGGGCTTTTCCATCGCCAGCGGCTCGACGGCCGGGCTGGTGATGTTGTAGCTGTTGGTTTCCTGCAGGTCCTTGACCACGATCTTGGCCGCTTCGGACACCGCTGGCGTATTGGCCAGCGCAACACTGGCCATCAGCAGGGCACCACCGAATACCGCGCTTTCCAGCAGGGTGTGCGGCCAGGTGCGCCCGCGGGGATTATTGATCTGACGATTCATCTCATCGCACTCCTTTCGCGGCTGCCTCAGAAGCGCCAGATGACGTCGACCATGGCTCGGTGCATGTAGCTGTCGACCTGGTCGTGGTAGGCGTCGCCGGGCTTGAACACACCCGCACGCAGACGGATCAGCGCCGAAGGCTCATCCACCGACTGGCTGAGAGCGGCAGGCAGCAGGCCCTGCTTGAAGTACTTGGTGACCACCAGGTCCATCTCCTGACCCAGGTCCTTGCGGCCGTCTTCCAGCGGCAGGGAACTGAAGGTGTTGGTCGGTACGCCATCGGCGTCGACCACTTCGCGGGTCGGGTTGATGCCGGCGTTGCCGATGCCCGAGTTGCCGTCCACGCGACGGAACTTGTGGTAGATCAGCGAGGCGTCGTACTCCTCGTTGAACTGCCAGGAGGCAAACAGCGAGGCGGTTTCCACGTTGGCCATCTCGCCCTGGAAGGCTTCACCGAAGCGATGGATGCGCGAGCGGGTGCCGGTCCAGTTCGAGCGGTTGCTCTCCAGGCCGTTCTGTTCGTAGTCCTTGCTGGCGCGCGCATAGGCGGCACCGATCTGCCATTGCGGGTCCAGACGCAGGCGCACGCCCAGGTCGGTGGCCCAGCCATTGACGTTCTGGCCAACTTTCTGCCCGGCCAGGTACTGGTCGGTGGCGCTGTCGTAGTTGGCACCGATGCGGTCACGGTCACCGGTCAGCCAGGTCAGGCTGCCCCAGTAGTTGACGGTATGGGTGTTGCGATGGTTGTAGGCATCGCTGTCGACGTTCAGGCCGATCCAGGTCAGGTCGCCATTGGCGGTCTTGTCCAGGTCATCGAGCCGTTCGCCGGCGTTCTTCAACTTGCCGTCGTCGTGGCTGTGGTGGGCACGAATGCCGGCCCAGTGACCAGGGGTCCACTGATAGGCCGCAGAGCCGAACAGGTGCTGGCGGTCTTCGTCTTTGGGGTCCAGCTCGGTCAGGTCGGTGCGGTACTCGCTGAAGCGCTGGGCGGCGCCCAGTTCGGCACGCAGCAGGGTGGTGTCGAAGCTCCAGTTGACGGCCTCGATGTTGGTGTCATGCCACTGGCCGTCGTCGTTGCGCAGACGCTGGCGACCGACCTTGAGGATCTCACCGGGGTAGGGCGTGAAGCCGCTGTAGCCGATCCAGAACTCACGCAGGGCGGCGTAGGTCTTGTCGACCTTGCGCTCGCTGGCGTTGCCGCGCGAGGTGCGGCTGCCGATCTGGCCATCGCTGTCGGTGGTGGTCTCGTCCAGCGGGTCGGTCTGAATGGTGTCGGTGGCGGTCACCACCTGGCCCATCGCGTAGCCGCTCCAGTTGCCGCGCTCGCCGTACACCCAGGGACGCAGGTCAAGGCCGAGACCGTTGACGTCGCCACCGGAGCGGGTGCCCAGGTCGCGGTCGTCTTCGCTTTGCCCGGTGATCTTCACTTCCAGGCCGAAATTCTGCTGCTCGGTCAGTGCGGCCAGAGTCGGGCATGCCCAAAGCAGGGTGAAGCCAAGGCCCATGCCGGCGGCCATCAAGGGTTTCAACTTCATAGTGCTTCCTCACCGTCATCTTTTTCCAGGGTCTGGATCACCAGCGCGGTCTGGCTGGCTGAAGTACCCCGGGCCTGTTGTTCGCGTTGCAGCAACTGTTGGGCAGTGGCGAGTTGTTCGGGTGGCAGCTGTTGGGCGATCTGCTGAGCCAGTTCGCCGGACTGCGGTGTCGGGTTGTGGCTCTGTGCCAGCTGGCTGAAGACCCACGCGTTGACCATGTTCGGCTTGATGCCACGGCCGCCCGAGTACAGCTGTGCCAGGGCGAAGTCGGCGCTGGCCTGGCCACCACGGGCGGCGAACAGCAGCTCGTCCACGGCTTTCTGCGGGTAGACCTGGCCCAGGTAGCCACGACGGTACAGCTGGCCCAGGTAGTAGTGCGCGGACAGCTCGGTGGGCGCGGCCTTGAGCAGATGTTGCTCGGCCTGCTGGGCATCGGCGGGCAGCAGCTTGCCTTCGTAGTAGATGCGCCCCAGCAGCAGTTCGGCGCGCGGTTGGTCGGCGGCACGGCCGTTGTCCAGGTACTCCATCAGCTTGTCGACATCGCCCTGCTCGGGGAAGTCGTAGAGCAGCTGGGCCAGGGTGACCCAGGAAGCCGGGTAGCCGGGTGCGATCTCTTCGAGCATTTGCTGGGCGGTCTGCG
The Pseudomonas sp. DTU_2021_1001937_2_SI_NGA_ILE_001 DNA segment above includes these coding regions:
- the algG gene encoding mannuronan 5-epimerase AlgG, which codes for MNRQINNPRGRTWPHTLLESAVFGGALLMASVALANTPAVSEAAKIVVKDLQETNSYNITSPAVEPLAMEKPKLPDLSGYTLEAALKKIDRSKPGKVRVSRMMEETGLKEFIGGDNKMAEWVARQRGIPDAIIIQDGYVSLQDVARQVPKQFLSEVSPGVYVARLPILVKDSGILEIDKRTRELRLSQEKGSFLVSEGKLLITQSQLNGWSESRNGPATFRKPSEFRPFLLTWGGSETWIANTKMASLGYDQSKSYGVSISQYTPNTAKVLNRPEPTGWIIDSEFSDLWYGFYCYETRDFVIKGNTYRDNIVYGIDPHDRSHGLIIAENTVHGTKKKHGIIISREVDRSFIFRNKSYDNKLSGVVLDRNSVGNIVAYNDIYQNHTDGITLYESGDNLLWGNRVVANRRHGIRVRNSTNIKLYENFAMANGLMGIYGHIKDLTDTDRDIELDPFDAEVSLIVVGGELAGNKSGPLSIDSPLSVELYDVSMLAPTKSSGISFNGVLGEHQSQILDLLVRQKKAVLIDPVESQSELRQ
- a CDS encoding alginate export family protein, with the protein product MKLKPLMAAGMGLGFTLLWACPTLAALTEQQNFGLEVKITGQSEDDRDLGTRSGGDVNGLGLDLRPWVYGERGNWSGYAMGQVVTATDTIQTDPLDETTTDSDGQIGSRTSRGNASERKVDKTYAALREFWIGYSGFTPYPGEILKVGRQRLRNDDGQWHDTNIEAVNWSFDTTLLRAELGAAQRFSEYRTDLTELDPKDEDRQHLFGSAAYQWTPGHWAGIRAHHSHDDGKLKNAGERLDDLDKTANGDLTWIGLNVDSDAYNHRNTHTVNYWGSLTWLTGDRDRIGANYDSATDQYLAGQKVGQNVNGWATDLGVRLRLDPQWQIGAAYARASKDYEQNGLESNRSNWTGTRSRIHRFGEAFQGEMANVETASLFASWQFNEEYDASLIYHKFRRVDGNSGIGNAGINPTREVVDADGVPTNTFSSLPLEDGRKDLGQEMDLVVTKYFKQGLLPAALSQSVDEPSALIRLRAGVFKPGDAYHDQVDSYMHRAMVDVIWRF